Proteins from a single region of Catenulispora acidiphila DSM 44928:
- a CDS encoding helix-turn-helix transcriptional regulator, whose amino-acid sequence MEEADERRRWTLLTSHGHVLVEIARNPQARVRDISAIIGITERATQAIIADLERAGYVERLRIGRRTRYVLHTGNPFRHSAQDGLEVGPFLELLTGVASLTGTPLADDPLAIPLASDPMACDPMASDPLAIPQASLASPEPPEALTDV is encoded by the coding sequence ATGGAGGAGGCAGACGAACGTCGACGGTGGACGCTACTCACTTCTCACGGGCACGTCCTCGTCGAGATCGCGCGGAATCCGCAGGCCCGGGTACGGGACATCAGTGCGATCATCGGGATCACCGAGCGGGCCACGCAGGCGATCATCGCCGATCTCGAGCGTGCCGGATATGTCGAGCGTCTCCGGATCGGGCGGCGTACCCGTTACGTACTGCACACGGGCAATCCGTTCCGGCACTCGGCTCAGGACGGTCTGGAGGTGGGACCGTTCCTGGAACTCCTCACCGGCGTCGCCTCTTTGACCGGCACCCCCCTGGCCGACGATCCGCTGGCGATCCCGCTGGCGTCTGATCCGATGGCGTGTGATCCGATGGCGTCCGATCCGCTGGCCATCCCCCAGGCGTCCCTCGCGTCACCCGAGCCACCCGAAGCACTCACGGACGTGTGA
- a CDS encoding serine/threonine-protein kinase, with translation MSQPLLGNRYRLGERVGLGGAAEIYEATDVHLGRPVAVKILKTGECGPEFARRFAEEARLLAAVGHPNLVPLWDAGRDGAWRYLVMPLIHGEDLARVIGRGPLPPPEVARVGAALADALAHIHAQGIVHRDLKPANVLVEPDGGIYLADFGIAHAWNASIHTADGLVVGTAGYMAPEQARGVGPMPASDVFSLGLVLLEALTAQAEYPGPALERIASVVNRSPRIPAGLTPRWRALLAAMLRREPTRRPTAAQVRDLIALECEPAAASAPPHPRHRRPEPLPSEPVSTPEVVSPSAATRTFTPDPAGHREGSPGSDEAAETQRCGRSDLSDRERPRRRHRRAHPRPSGSPGALRRAGQDAGQRRSEAA, from the coding sequence GTGAGCCAGCCCCTGCTCGGGAACCGCTATCGGCTCGGTGAGCGCGTCGGGCTGGGCGGCGCGGCCGAGATCTACGAAGCCACCGACGTCCACCTGGGGCGGCCGGTCGCGGTCAAGATCCTCAAGACCGGCGAGTGCGGGCCGGAATTCGCCAGGCGCTTCGCCGAGGAGGCGCGGCTGCTCGCGGCGGTCGGCCATCCGAACCTCGTCCCGCTGTGGGACGCCGGCCGCGACGGCGCGTGGCGCTACCTCGTCATGCCTCTGATCCACGGCGAGGATCTGGCACGCGTCATCGGGCGCGGACCGCTGCCGCCGCCGGAGGTCGCGCGGGTCGGAGCCGCCCTGGCCGACGCGCTGGCGCACATCCACGCGCAGGGCATCGTCCACCGCGATCTGAAGCCCGCCAACGTCCTGGTGGAGCCCGACGGCGGGATCTACCTCGCCGACTTCGGGATCGCGCACGCGTGGAACGCATCGATCCACACCGCCGACGGCCTGGTCGTCGGGACCGCCGGCTACATGGCGCCGGAGCAGGCGCGAGGCGTCGGCCCGATGCCGGCTTCGGATGTGTTCTCGCTCGGGCTGGTCCTGCTGGAAGCGCTCACCGCACAGGCGGAGTACCCCGGTCCGGCGTTGGAGCGGATCGCCAGCGTGGTCAACCGGTCGCCACGGATCCCGGCGGGTCTGACGCCGCGCTGGCGTGCGCTGCTCGCCGCGATGCTGCGCCGCGAGCCCACCCGGCGTCCGACCGCGGCGCAAGTACGAGACCTGATTGCCTTGGAATGCGAACCGGCTGCGGCGTCCGCGCCGCCTCATCCGCGACACCGCCGGCCTGAGCCGCTCCCATCAGAACCCGTGTCAACACCCGAGGTCGTCTCCCCGAGCGCCGCGACGCGCACGTTTACCCCCGATCCGGCTGGACACCGGGAGGGCTCCCCCGGCTCCGACGAGGCGGCGGAGACGCAGCGATGCGGGAGGAGCGACCTCAGTGACCGAGAACGACCACGACGACGTCATCGCCGTGCTCACCCACGACCATCGGGAAGTCCGGGCGCTCTTCGACGAGCTGGACAGGACGCGGGACAGCGCCGATCCGAAGCAGCGTAA
- a CDS encoding MFS transporter, whose amino-acid sequence MADRPVRALLGDLDFRRLWIGAGLSAFGSQFTALAVPLLVLRQTGSPRLAGVVATCRFVVFFAVQLPCGVIADRLSRRAVLLTADAVRAVVMAVLTVVAVDRSADVVAWLIVCLTAEGVFSAAANVAAMAAMPEVVPEPRRATAMALAQMQGSATQLAGPLVGGLLFAAGSAVPFAVDAASYLASLVLVLFVRRPLGGGGRDEEFTLRKDLVVGLAFVRRSRYLMILMVWSALMNFGTAGLGFVVVVAVGGEHHGRLLGPALALSAVGSMVGAALAPRFREVNEDGLIRSVTLGIVLLALGAAVVGEPVVIAACFAGVALLGPIVVIPKNVRVYALVPTELTGRAQGALFLIGGSLYPFAAVLNGFLAERYSTRVALGLDTAVLAVVLVITLAPAFRRTTALAEAHAVTAAEPAVPVSGTAEVHLGRE is encoded by the coding sequence ATGGCTGACCGGCCGGTGCGGGCGCTGCTCGGCGACCTGGACTTCCGGCGGCTGTGGATCGGCGCGGGGCTCTCGGCGTTCGGGTCGCAGTTCACTGCTTTGGCCGTCCCGCTGCTGGTTCTGCGGCAAACCGGTTCGCCGCGGCTCGCAGGGGTGGTCGCGACCTGCCGGTTCGTCGTGTTCTTCGCGGTGCAGCTGCCGTGCGGGGTCATCGCCGACCGGCTCTCGCGGCGTGCGGTACTGCTGACCGCCGACGCTGTTCGGGCGGTGGTGATGGCGGTGCTGACCGTGGTCGCGGTGGACCGGTCGGCGGATGTCGTGGCGTGGCTGATCGTCTGTCTGACGGCGGAGGGGGTGTTCAGCGCGGCGGCCAACGTCGCGGCGATGGCCGCCATGCCGGAGGTCGTTCCGGAGCCGCGGCGCGCCACCGCGATGGCGTTGGCGCAGATGCAGGGCTCTGCGACGCAGCTGGCGGGGCCGTTGGTGGGCGGGCTGTTGTTCGCGGCTGGTTCCGCTGTGCCGTTCGCGGTCGATGCGGCGAGCTATCTGGCGAGCTTGGTGCTGGTGCTGTTCGTGCGCAGACCGCTCGGGGGCGGCGGGAGGGACGAGGAGTTCACGCTGCGCAAGGATCTCGTCGTCGGACTCGCGTTCGTCCGCCGGTCGCGGTATCTCATGATCCTGATGGTGTGGTCGGCGCTGATGAACTTCGGGACCGCCGGTCTTGGTTTCGTGGTGGTGGTTGCGGTGGGCGGCGAGCATCACGGGCGCCTGCTGGGTCCGGCGCTGGCTCTGTCGGCGGTGGGCAGCATGGTCGGCGCTGCGCTCGCGCCTCGGTTTCGGGAGGTGAACGAGGACGGGCTCATCAGGAGCGTCACGTTGGGGATCGTCCTGCTCGCGCTGGGCGCCGCGGTGGTCGGCGAGCCGGTTGTCATCGCTGCGTGCTTCGCCGGGGTCGCGTTGCTGGGTCCGATCGTGGTGATTCCGAAGAACGTCCGGGTCTACGCGCTGGTGCCGACCGAGTTGACCGGCAGAGCACAGGGAGCGCTCTTCCTTATCGGCGGCAGCCTGTATCCGTTCGCGGCTGTGCTCAACGGTTTTCTTGCTGAGCGTTACTCCACGCGCGTCGCGTTGGGGCTGGACACCGCAGTGCTCGCGGTCGTGCTGGTCATCACTCTGGCGCCGGCGTTCCGGCGGACGACGGCGCTGGCAGAGGCCCACGCGGTCACCGCTGCCGAGCCGGCTGTTCCGGTGAGCGGAACAGCGGAGGTACATTTAGGACGCGAGTGA
- a CDS encoding hemerythrin domain-containing protein, whose amino-acid sequence MTENDHDDVIAVLTHDHREVRALFDELDRTRDSADPKQRKTLVDRATIELVRHATVEEQFLYPAVRLNVDGGAELADREIREHAQVELTLKELHGMQPGDEPFEPTLRRLVEAVTAHIAEEEQILFPQLRSVCTAEDLVAIGKMVTTGKKIAPTRPHPAAPDTPPGNLTAPVLGVVDRVRDAVSGRGRES is encoded by the coding sequence GTGACCGAGAACGACCACGACGACGTCATCGCCGTGCTCACCCACGACCATCGGGAAGTCCGGGCGCTCTTCGACGAGCTGGACAGGACGCGGGACAGCGCCGATCCGAAGCAGCGTAAGACGCTGGTCGACCGGGCCACGATCGAACTCGTCCGGCACGCGACGGTCGAGGAGCAGTTCCTGTACCCGGCGGTGCGTCTCAACGTGGACGGCGGCGCGGAGCTGGCCGATCGGGAGATCCGCGAGCACGCACAGGTCGAGCTGACGCTGAAGGAACTCCACGGGATGCAGCCCGGCGACGAGCCGTTCGAGCCGACGCTGCGGCGCCTCGTCGAGGCGGTCACCGCGCACATCGCCGAGGAGGAACAGATCCTGTTCCCCCAGCTGCGATCCGTCTGCACCGCCGAGGATCTCGTGGCGATCGGCAAGATGGTGACGACCGGCAAGAAGATCGCCCCGACCCGGCCGCATCCTGCCGCTCCCGACACCCCGCCGGGCAATCTCACCGCCCCGGTGCTCGGGGTCGTGGACCGGGTCCGGGACGCCGTCAGCGGTCGCGGGCGCGAGTCCTGA
- a CDS encoding helix-turn-helix transcriptional regulator: MSTSELSRSELAKILDLAVFLVETADQVEPMQSMRSHLAEHFSVEPGAIVLSRDDVWAQTGCSEAECRHDGVWPLLDRHPLVTHYARTRDERILAPRRTVRSDVAWSPRWDDLVREAIGCETYLSMPVPAPAGTSQLYLLGTSHRNASWHHSLLATLAPLASAAVKRSISSCLAAARQDSGSPILEADTTILTRRERHVLELLAQSLTADAIAHRLKCSKRTVHKHLQNIYRKLGTADRLQTVLAAQKLGLVGAPASLVAEL; the protein is encoded by the coding sequence GTGTCGACTTCGGAGCTGTCGCGAAGCGAGCTGGCGAAGATTCTGGACCTTGCGGTGTTCCTGGTGGAGACCGCCGACCAGGTCGAGCCGATGCAGTCGATGCGGTCGCATCTGGCGGAGCACTTCTCGGTGGAGCCCGGCGCGATCGTCTTGAGCCGGGACGACGTCTGGGCTCAGACGGGTTGCTCCGAAGCCGAGTGCCGGCATGACGGCGTCTGGCCGCTCCTGGACCGGCATCCGCTGGTGACGCACTACGCCAGGACGCGCGACGAGCGCATTCTGGCTCCGCGGCGCACCGTCCGGTCCGACGTCGCGTGGTCGCCGCGGTGGGACGACCTGGTGCGCGAGGCGATCGGTTGCGAGACGTACCTGTCGATGCCCGTTCCGGCGCCGGCCGGTACCTCGCAGTTGTACCTTCTCGGCACATCGCACCGAAACGCTTCGTGGCACCATTCGCTGCTGGCGACGCTGGCGCCGTTGGCGTCGGCGGCGGTGAAGAGGTCGATCAGCAGCTGTCTGGCTGCGGCGAGACAGGATTCTGGTTCGCCGATCTTGGAAGCCGACACCACTATCCTGACGCGGCGCGAACGGCATGTGCTCGAACTGCTCGCGCAGTCGCTGACCGCCGATGCGATCGCTCATCGTTTGAAGTGCTCCAAGCGCACGGTGCACAAGCATCTGCAGAACATCTACCGCAAGCTCGGGACGGCGGATCGGTTGCAGACCGTGCTGGCTGCGCAGAAATTGGGACTCGTTGGTGCTCCTGCTTCGCTGGTTGCGGAGCTGTAG
- a CDS encoding ATP-binding protein: MDPEAHSLRTSAGIETGSDLDGEAGTEAETVVIQVPADADYLPIIRSASAHVATKLGCTLSEVADLRLAVDEACGLLLRHTVRDGDATDGANSVGDLVCRFILEGSSLRAVLSRQARNVASPQSDEFGWTILSALVDDIVWRVDGPTVHVEILKRRTGGK; this comes from the coding sequence ATGGATCCTGAAGCACATTCTCTACGGACGTCCGCCGGCATCGAGACCGGGTCCGACCTTGACGGCGAGGCGGGGACCGAGGCGGAAACCGTGGTGATCCAGGTACCGGCTGACGCCGACTATCTGCCCATCATCCGGTCGGCGAGCGCCCACGTCGCGACCAAACTCGGGTGCACCCTCTCGGAGGTCGCCGACCTGCGTCTGGCGGTGGACGAGGCGTGCGGTCTCCTCCTTCGTCATACCGTCCGGGACGGGGACGCGACCGACGGTGCCAACAGCGTCGGCGACTTGGTGTGCCGCTTCATACTCGAGGGCTCGTCGCTGCGTGCGGTGCTGAGTCGTCAGGCGCGTAATGTCGCGTCGCCGCAGAGTGATGAGTTCGGGTGGACGATTTTGTCCGCATTGGTCGATGACATTGTGTGGCGGGTGGACGGTCCGACGGTGCACGTGGAGATTCTGAAGCGTCGTACGGGCGGGAAGTGA
- a CDS encoding anti-sigma factor RsbA family regulatory protein → MSRLPFAAQTLDTAEPFRHEAFLYSGDEHFLAGTTAFVTAALDVGEAVLVAVVEPRATLLRHALGRDADRVEFLDLTRAGRNPARIIPAWQDWVDRNAATAKGFRGIGEPAWAGRTPSEIAECQHHERLLNTAFDDGPGWWLLCPYDLDVLPAPVIEHAHGSHPSVVAQDTRARSATYPQAGLAHPVFDEPLEEPTGPVWELVFDLASLKDLRDHVAEFAEPVVSAQDVDNAVLVVSELAANSIKYGGGAGVLRLWRDVASLVCEVRDNGVITDPLAGRRRPTGLGGKAGLWIANQVCDLLQIRSAPGLGTVVRARLGGAGAA, encoded by the coding sequence GTGAGCAGGCTTCCGTTTGCTGCTCAGACCCTCGATACGGCGGAACCCTTCCGCCACGAGGCGTTTCTGTACTCGGGTGATGAGCATTTCCTGGCGGGCACGACCGCGTTCGTGACCGCCGCGCTGGACGTCGGCGAGGCCGTGCTGGTCGCGGTCGTCGAGCCGCGTGCCACGCTGCTCCGGCATGCCCTGGGCCGGGACGCCGACCGCGTGGAGTTCCTGGACCTCACCCGCGCCGGCCGCAACCCGGCGCGGATCATCCCGGCCTGGCAGGACTGGGTCGACCGGAACGCCGCCACCGCCAAGGGCTTCCGCGGCATCGGCGAACCGGCCTGGGCCGGCCGCACGCCGAGCGAGATCGCCGAATGCCAGCACCACGAGAGGCTGCTGAACACCGCCTTCGACGACGGCCCGGGCTGGTGGCTGCTGTGTCCCTACGACCTCGACGTCCTGCCCGCGCCGGTCATCGAGCACGCGCACGGCAGCCACCCCAGCGTCGTCGCCCAGGACACCAGAGCGCGCAGCGCCACCTACCCCCAGGCCGGGCTCGCCCACCCCGTGTTCGACGAACCGCTGGAGGAGCCGACCGGTCCGGTGTGGGAGCTCGTCTTCGATCTGGCGAGCCTCAAGGACCTCCGGGACCACGTCGCGGAGTTCGCCGAGCCGGTGGTGAGCGCCCAGGACGTGGACAACGCCGTCCTGGTGGTGAGCGAGCTGGCGGCGAACAGCATCAAATACGGCGGCGGCGCCGGCGTGCTGCGGCTGTGGCGCGACGTCGCGTCCCTGGTCTGCGAGGTGCGGGACAACGGTGTGATCACCGATCCGCTGGCCGGCCGGCGCCGACCCACCGGGCTCGGGGGGAAAGCCGGACTGTGGATCGCGAACCAGGTCTGCGACCTGTTACAGATCCGGTCGGCGCCGGGGCTGGGGACTGTGGTGCGGGCTCGGCTCGGGGGCGCGGGCGCGGCGTGA
- a CDS encoding CsbD family protein, with translation MSVGDKAKHTAEDAKGKVKEAVGKVSGNERMQAEGQADQAEAHAAHAADKAKDTAKNTGQEAKGKVREVAGAVTDDESAEAKGKAEQLAAKAKQHLNK, from the coding sequence ATGAGTGTCGGTGACAAGGCCAAGCACACCGCCGAGGACGCGAAGGGCAAGGTCAAGGAGGCTGTCGGCAAGGTCTCCGGCAACGAGCGCATGCAGGCCGAAGGCCAGGCCGACCAGGCCGAGGCACACGCCGCGCACGCGGCCGACAAGGCGAAGGACACGGCGAAGAACACCGGCCAGGAAGCCAAGGGCAAGGTCCGCGAAGTCGCCGGCGCCGTCACCGACGACGAGAGCGCCGAGGCCAAGGGCAAGGCCGAGCAGCTCGCCGCCAAGGCCAAGCAGCACCTCAACAAGTAA
- a CDS encoding metallophosphoesterase family protein produces the protein MRLLLIADTHVPKRARVLPAQLLDEVDAADVVFHAGDWVDVATLDLVQERSRRLVAVYGNNDGPALRERLPSVARVELESCRFAVVHETGSAKGREQRCAAQFPDTDVLVFGHSHIPWDSHASNGMRLLNPGSPTDRRRQPYATYLTAELADGRLGEVRLHNLPPRS, from the coding sequence ATGCGCCTGCTCTTGATCGCGGACACGCACGTCCCGAAACGTGCCCGGGTTCTGCCCGCGCAACTGCTCGACGAGGTGGACGCCGCCGACGTGGTGTTCCACGCCGGGGACTGGGTCGATGTCGCCACACTCGACCTGGTGCAGGAGCGGTCGCGGCGGCTGGTCGCGGTCTACGGCAACAACGATGGTCCGGCGTTGCGGGAGCGGCTTCCTTCGGTGGCGCGGGTCGAGCTTGAGTCGTGCCGGTTCGCGGTGGTGCACGAGACCGGTTCGGCCAAGGGACGCGAGCAGCGGTGTGCAGCGCAGTTCCCTGATACCGACGTCCTGGTGTTCGGGCACAGCCACATCCCTTGGGACAGCCACGCCTCCAACGGCATGCGGCTGCTCAATCCCGGCTCGCCGACCGACCGCCGCCGGCAGCCGTACGCCACCTACCTGACCGCCGAGCTGGCGGATGGCCGGCTCGGCGAGGTCCGTCTGCACAACCTGCCGCCCCGCAGCTGA
- a CDS encoding LapA family protein, whose translation MASIAPQEPDPAGGAPVPDTGETPTEPQHPPLPGRTRLGGLWVVLTAGAVVLVLLLVFILQNDQHVQIHLYGAHWNAPLGVALLMAAALGVLLVVVPGAGRIIQLRRAARNLHQDRERLLDQVPQEPQTPQTQTSQTPQTPQTPQTPQTSQGPQPSQVPLPQAPRPPQPEVGTPEAPAPREQ comes from the coding sequence ATGGCTAGTATCGCTCCGCAGGAACCGGATCCTGCCGGGGGCGCGCCCGTGCCCGACACCGGCGAGACCCCGACCGAACCCCAGCACCCGCCGTTGCCGGGACGCACGCGCCTCGGCGGGCTGTGGGTCGTTCTGACCGCCGGCGCCGTGGTCCTGGTCCTGTTGCTGGTGTTCATCCTCCAGAACGACCAGCACGTCCAGATCCACCTGTACGGCGCACACTGGAACGCACCGCTCGGCGTCGCGCTGCTGATGGCCGCGGCGCTGGGCGTGCTGCTCGTCGTGGTGCCGGGAGCCGGACGGATCATCCAGTTGCGGCGTGCGGCGCGCAATCTGCACCAGGACCGGGAGCGCCTGCTGGATCAGGTCCCCCAGGAGCCTCAGACACCGCAGACGCAGACGTCGCAGACGCCCCAGACACCGCAGACGCCCCAGACACCGCAGACGTCGCAGGGACCCCAGCCGTCACAAGTCCCGCTCCCGCAAGCGCCCCGCCCTCCGCAGCCTGAAGTCGGGACGCCTGAGGCTCCTGCGCCGCGTGAGCAGTAG
- a CDS encoding SigB/SigF/SigG family RNA polymerase sigma factor — protein sequence MNTPAEPGDYTRERAAARTALVRLRRMAPDDAEYEGLREFVIGEYMSYARYVAGKFRQRGESQADLEQVAYLGLVKAVDNFDPDYGAAFLTYATPMIAGEVRRHFRDTTWDVHVPRRVQENALAVRAAERELTQQLGHAPSAAQIAERLDLSADEVAEAYEASAAHHTASLDVPVAMADGDGASMGELMGDEDPGFELVVDREALKPLLAELSTRDKRILLMKFFRNMSQAQIGAELGVSQMQVSRLLSQILGRLRDQLETDH from the coding sequence GTGAACACGCCTGCCGAACCGGGGGATTACACCCGCGAGCGCGCCGCGGCCAGGACCGCGTTGGTGCGTTTGCGGCGGATGGCTCCTGATGATGCCGAATATGAAGGGCTGCGGGAGTTTGTCATCGGGGAGTACATGTCCTATGCCCGGTATGTGGCTGGCAAGTTCCGCCAGCGTGGGGAGTCCCAAGCCGATCTGGAGCAGGTGGCCTATCTGGGGCTGGTCAAAGCGGTCGACAACTTCGACCCGGACTATGGTGCGGCGTTTTTGACGTATGCCACGCCGATGATCGCCGGTGAGGTGCGGCGTCATTTCCGGGACACCACCTGGGATGTGCATGTTCCTCGCCGGGTGCAGGAGAACGCGTTGGCGGTGCGGGCTGCGGAGCGGGAGCTGACGCAGCAGTTGGGGCACGCGCCGAGTGCGGCGCAGATCGCCGAGCGGCTGGATCTGTCGGCCGATGAGGTGGCCGAGGCCTATGAAGCCAGTGCTGCACATCACACCGCTTCGCTGGATGTGCCGGTGGCGATGGCCGACGGTGACGGCGCCAGCATGGGCGAGCTGATGGGTGATGAGGACCCGGGCTTCGAGCTGGTCGTGGATCGGGAGGCGCTCAAGCCGCTGCTGGCCGAATTGAGTACCCGTGACAAGCGGATTCTGCTGATGAAGTTCTTCCGCAACATGTCCCAAGCCCAGATCGGCGCCGAACTCGGCGTCTCCCAGATGCAGGTCTCCCGCCTGCTCTCCCAGATCCTCGGACGCCTGCGTGATCAACTTGAGACCGACCACTGA
- a CDS encoding flavoprotein → MHDRALSVIVCGSSAALSLTQYLSRIRRQIGEDPIRVLLTYSAQRFVSPDTVHWYADECFVSEDPRLNPTEFALRSRGVVVLPTTANMLASAALGLAGTPAQTVLLMAEPPTLFFPSMNQVMWRRGTTGTHVSALRAEGHVVVDPQPGEAYEMWKRRIVDSLVMPGPDEAAAIVGRWWEQRDG, encoded by the coding sequence GTGCATGACAGGGCCCTGTCGGTGATCGTGTGCGGTTCCAGCGCCGCGTTGTCGCTGACCCAATACCTGTCCCGGATTCGGCGGCAGATCGGCGAGGACCCCATCAGGGTTCTGCTGACGTACTCCGCGCAGCGGTTCGTCTCGCCGGACACCGTGCACTGGTACGCCGACGAGTGCTTCGTCAGCGAGGATCCGCGGTTGAACCCGACGGAATTCGCTTTGCGGTCACGGGGCGTGGTGGTGCTGCCGACCACCGCCAACATGCTGGCTTCCGCGGCGTTGGGACTGGCGGGAACGCCCGCGCAGACCGTTCTGCTGATGGCTGAGCCGCCGACGCTGTTCTTTCCCAGCATGAATCAGGTCATGTGGCGCCGGGGCACGACCGGTACGCATGTCAGCGCACTGCGCGCCGAAGGGCATGTGGTCGTCGATCCGCAGCCCGGCGAGGCGTACGAGATGTGGAAGCGGCGCATCGTGGACAGCCTGGTCATGCCGGGACCGGATGAGGCGGCGGCAATCGTCGGGCGCTGGTGGGAGCAGCGCGATGGCTGA
- a CDS encoding STAS domain-containing protein: MEFSCTVRQIADRVVLTVAGDVDLAVHGRFEADVEQYWDASTDLVIDCSRITFLDSMGLRVLVHAMQRAAGNGRDIAIAAPSDPVLRVLDLAGIRSLFTEIGPVADAAPDPDPAT; this comes from the coding sequence ATGGAGTTCTCTTGTACAGTGAGACAGATCGCCGACCGTGTGGTGCTCACGGTCGCCGGCGACGTGGACCTCGCCGTTCATGGGCGCTTCGAGGCGGACGTCGAACAGTATTGGGACGCCTCGACGGATCTGGTCATCGACTGCTCACGGATTACTTTTCTAGACTCTATGGGACTCCGTGTTCTGGTGCACGCGATGCAGCGCGCGGCCGGCAATGGACGTGACATCGCGATCGCGGCGCCGTCCGACCCGGTCCTCCGGGTGCTGGACCTCGCGGGCATCAGGAGCCTGTTCACGGAGATCGGACCGGTTGCCGACGCCGCTCCTGACCCGGACCCCGCCACCTGA
- a CDS encoding GDSL-type esterase/lipase family protein yields MSAPRIMVLGDSLASGMQDDYTWRWQLAQHLQRTGTPAEFVGPHTGTFSMYDDPVLLALVEGRPVPTGPGVANPMTGPYREGSFEGGHCARPGWTANAAKDSVRDHVATDRPDFLLVQLGFNDLAVVGPPEQTLEDLAAVVSEARAAAPEATFLVANIAGTTTWGNAWFRKSIKEYNAKLPAALNALSTDRSPIALVDVHTGFDPDTDTYDSIHPNPAGELAMARAFADALRQFGVGREPLQPPLPHPREIPLSEPTIVTARVHSDADVMLDWNRVRGASAYRIALRDVTLGEPRTEGPIPVLGDHWLAQGLTAGHVYEFDVAPARGERVGPRSKPLRLAAGR; encoded by the coding sequence GTGAGCGCCCCTCGGATCATGGTTCTGGGCGATTCGCTCGCCAGCGGGATGCAGGACGACTACACCTGGCGTTGGCAGCTGGCGCAGCACCTCCAGCGCACCGGCACACCCGCGGAGTTCGTCGGCCCGCACACCGGGACGTTCTCGATGTACGACGACCCGGTGCTGCTGGCGCTCGTGGAGGGACGTCCGGTACCCACCGGCCCGGGCGTGGCCAATCCCATGACCGGTCCGTATCGGGAAGGCTCATTCGAGGGCGGGCACTGCGCGCGGCCCGGATGGACCGCGAACGCCGCCAAGGACTCGGTCCGCGACCACGTCGCCACCGACCGCCCGGATTTCCTGTTGGTCCAGCTGGGATTCAACGACCTCGCGGTGGTCGGACCGCCGGAGCAGACGCTGGAAGACCTGGCCGCGGTCGTGTCCGAAGCGCGCGCCGCCGCACCCGAGGCGACCTTCCTCGTCGCGAACATAGCGGGCACCACGACGTGGGGAAACGCCTGGTTCCGCAAGAGCATCAAGGAATACAACGCCAAGCTCCCCGCCGCCCTCAACGCCCTTTCCACGGACCGCTCCCCCATCGCGTTGGTGGACGTGCACACCGGCTTCGATCCCGATACCGACACCTACGACAGCATCCACCCGAACCCGGCCGGAGAGCTGGCCATGGCACGCGCCTTCGCCGACGCGCTGCGCCAGTTCGGAGTCGGACGCGAACCGCTGCAGCCGCCTCTGCCGCATCCGCGGGAGATCCCGCTGTCCGAACCGACGATCGTCACGGCGCGAGTCCACAGCGACGCGGACGTCATGCTGGATTGGAATCGGGTGCGCGGAGCTTCGGCCTATCGGATCGCACTCCGCGACGTCACGCTCGGAGAGCCGCGCACTGAGGGACCGATCCCGGTGCTCGGCGACCACTGGCTGGCTCAGGGACTGACTGCCGGGCACGTCTACGAATTCGACGTCGCCCCGGCCCGCGGCGAACGAGTCGGCCCGCGCTCCAAGCCGCTCCGTCTCGCCGCCGGCCGCTGA
- a CDS encoding ATP-binding protein, whose protein sequence is MQQSRGTEPFDTGRTVRRKHGARPERAQPDRSRVNSLSWSFPGTPADVSCSRHWLAIAATEAWGECEDTDRLVLAYSEIATNAVVHGAGPVTVAAQICATSARCEIADRSTRLPKVRHATAGDLGGRGLEMVELTVDRLRVAADEVGKTVSFEVGRRDERDESGSPAEDDTEG, encoded by the coding sequence ATGCAGCAATCCCGCGGCACCGAACCGTTCGACACAGGCAGGACGGTCCGCCGGAAACACGGTGCGCGCCCGGAACGTGCGCAGCCCGACCGGTCGCGTGTCAATTCCCTGTCATGGTCGTTCCCCGGCACGCCGGCGGATGTGTCGTGTTCCCGCCACTGGCTGGCGATCGCGGCGACCGAGGCGTGGGGCGAGTGCGAGGACACCGACCGCTTGGTGCTCGCCTACAGCGAGATCGCGACCAACGCGGTGGTGCACGGCGCCGGACCGGTGACCGTCGCGGCGCAGATCTGCGCGACCAGCGCGCGCTGCGAGATCGCCGACCGCTCCACCCGGCTGCCGAAGGTCCGCCACGCGACGGCCGGCGACCTCGGCGGGCGCGGGCTGGAGATGGTGGAGCTCACCGTCGACCGGCTGCGGGTGGCCGCCGACGAGGTGGGGAAGACGGTGTCGTTCGAGGTGGGGCGGCGCGATGAGCGCGATGAGAGCGGCAGCCCGGCTGAGGACGACACCGAGGGATGA